A window of Ipomoea triloba cultivar NCNSP0323 chromosome 2, ASM357664v1 contains these coding sequences:
- the LOC116010965 gene encoding protein LIGHT-DEPENDENT SHORT HYPOCOTYLS 10-like, with translation MMSSSADHRELGEGSSSSTLRPPPPPAAAAAAAQPVQLSRYEAQKRRDWNTFGQYLKNQRPPVPLPRCNYNHVLDFLRYLDQFGKTKVHLQGCVYFGQPEPAGPCTCPLRQAWGSLDALIGRLRAAFEENGGLPESNPFAGSAIRLYLREVRDAQSKARGIPYKKKKKKRNNNNNNTNNNVVPKPNNDETPSFQIQSS, from the coding sequence ATGATGTCATCATCCGCCGATCATCGGGAGTTAGGGGAGGGGTCTTCGTCGTCGACTTTgaggccgccgccgccgcctgcggCGGCAGCGGCGGCGGCTCAGCCGGTTCAGCTGAGCCGCTACGAGGCGCAGAAACGCCGCGACTGGAACACGTTCGGGCAGTACTTGAAGAACCAGCGGCCGCCGGTCCCACTGCCACGCTGTAACTACAATCACGTGCTGGATTTTCTCCGGTACCTCGACCAGTTCGGGAAAACTAAGGTTCACTTACAAGGCTGCGTGTACTTCGGGCAGCCGGAGCCGGCGGGGCCGTGCACGTGTCCGCTTCGCCAGGCGTGGGGCAGCCTGGACGCGCTCATCGGACGCCTACGCGCCGCCTTTGAGGAGAACGGCGGCTTGCCGGAGAGCAACCCCTTCGCCGGCAGCGCCATCCGCCTCTACCTCCGTGAAGTCAGAGACGCTCAGTCTAAGGCCCGCGGAATCCCctacaagaagaagaaaaagaagagaaataataataataataatactaataataatgtcGTCCCGAAGCCTAATAATGACGAAACGCCCAGCTTCCAGATACAATCCTCTTGA
- the LOC116010203 gene encoding AAA-ATPase At3g50940-like, with amino-acid sequence MALQDNTSNMKAIVATIASFTATAMLVRSVARDFVPKEFRHYFFDGVHSLYRRFSTQFTIVIEEFQGVSVNQLFEAVEVYLGKLEHPSTKRVRLGKTENDKGLVLSMDGNEEIVDYYENVELKWRFICIKFDSSKQNDDARDLNASLRSELRVYELSFHKKHKEKVVQSYLPHILDKSKAIKDEAKETKFHSNFRGWASSDIILQHPMTFDTLAMDGKAKDELIEDLNNFVAGKEYYKRIGKAWKRGYLLYGPPGTGKSSLIAAMSNYLNYDIYDLDLTEVRTNSNLRSLLLGMSSRSILVIEDIDCSIKLENRESGEEKENRHNRVTLSGLLNFLDGIWSCCGEERIIVLTTNHIDRLDPALLRPGRMDMHIHLSYCKFSAFKQLAVNYLGIHDHEMFPEIEELLEEVEVTPAEVAGELIKSKNTSLSLQGLIEFLHNKKSERVKAEANRDIPLQNGHDEKELESLTQDKEKLANGIAQDNKKLAV; translated from the exons ATGGCGCTCCAAGACAACACGTCAAACATGAAGGCGATTGTTGCCACCATCGCCTCTTTCACGGCCACCGCCATGCTTGTCCGGAGCGTTGCTAGGGACTTCGTTCCGAAGGAGTTCCGTCACTACTTCTTCGACGGCGTTCACAGCCTCTACCGGCGTTTCTCCACCCAATTCACCATTGTCATCGAGGAGTTCCAGGGCGTGTCGGTGAACCAGCTGTTTGAGGCTGTCGAGGTCTATCTGGGAAAGCTCGAGCACCCTTCGACGAAGAGAGTCAGATTAGGCAAGACAGAGAACGACAAGGGCCTGGTCCTGAGCATGGACGGGAATGAGGAAATAGTGGATTACTACGAGAACGTCGAGTTGAAATGGAGGTTCATATGCATAAAGTTCGATTCATCAAAGCAAAACGACGACGCCAGAGACTTAAATGCGTCTCTGAGATCTGAACTGCGTGTGTACGAGCTCAGCTTTCACAAGAAACATAAGGAGAAAGTTGTGCAATCGTACCTGCCACACATACTGGACAAATCGAAAGCCATAAAAGACGAAGCCAAGGAAACGAAGTTCCACTCGAATTTCAGAGGATGGGCTTCGAGCGACATCATTCTGCAGCATCCAATGACATTCGACACGCTAGCTATGGATGGCAAGGCGAAGGATGAACTTATCGAGGATTTAAACAACTTTGTGGCGGGGAAGGAGTATTATAAGAGAATCGGTAAAGCTTGGAAGCGTGGTTACCTGCTGTATGGCCCTCCTGGGACGGGCAAATCGAGCTTGATTGCTGCCATGTCTAATTATCTCAACTACGACATATATGATCTGGATCTCACGGAAGTTCGTACCAACTCAAATTTGAGGTCGTTGCTGCTTGGCATGTCTAGCCGATCAATCCTCGTGATAGAGGATATCGACTGTAGCATCAAGCTGGAGAATAGGGAGTCtggggaagaaaaagaaaatcgtCATAACAGG GTCACATTGTCCGGGCTGCTTAACTTTCTCGATGGGATTTGGTCGTGTTGTGGAGAGGAAAGGATAATCGTGCTCACAACCAACCACATTGACAGATTGGATCCCGCTTTGCTAAGACCCGGGAGAATGGATATGCATATCCATTTGTCGTACTGCAAATTTTCCGCATTCAAGCAGTTGGCGGTGAACTATTTGGGGATACATGATCACGAGATGTTTCCCGAAATTGAAGAGCTGTTGGAGGAAGTAGAGGTCACTCCGGCTGAAGTTGCGGGGGAACTGATAAAGAGCAAGAACACTAGCCTTTCCCTTCAAGGCCTCATTGAattccttcacaacaaaaaatcaGAAAGGGTTAAAGCTGAAGCGAATAGAGATATACCACTCCAGAACGGGCACGATGAGAAAGAATTGGAAAGCCTGACTCAAGACAAAGAAAAGTTGGCAAACGGCATAGCCCAAGACAACAAAAAGTTGGCAGTTTGA
- the LOC116010204 gene encoding uncharacterized protein LOC116010204 isoform X1 encodes MALLALPCNCLSIKSSHPRKPITHIPQAQLKTPTPTPYPEPKLIVTGGSNLSGHVSVSGSKNSALPILAATLCCSGSSKLQNVPDLSDTRAMASILESLGAKVDIFGGEMVVNADCIKSVEPDCSQIGKLRGGFFVIGPLLARFGEAVVGLPGGCDIGARPIDLYIKGLRSLGAVVQLRDGKVHAHAASGKGLVGGKIWLDYPSVGATETLMMAASMAEGRTVLSDAAQEPEVIDLARFLTKCGACIEGAGTDTVYINGRDRFHGSEFSIMPDRIEAGTFMLAAAITRSCISISHVIPSHLSSLIDKLSGAGCRIIWKTRDTLEISAVPRTTKDDLRGFDIKTHPFPGFPTDLQPPTMALLSTCNGSSVIEESVFDNRMGHVKELQKFGVEIQVFGSTALVFGKKNSNHLVGSHVTATDLRGGMSLVLAALAAEGISEICGISHLYRGYENLEMKLQGLGARIKVSNVQFH; translated from the exons ATGGCTTTATTGGCGTTACCATGCAACTGTCTTTCGATCAAATCTTCACACCCAAGAAAGCCCATAACTCACATTCCCCAAGCCCAGCTTAAAACCCCAACCCCAACCCCATACCCGGAACCCAAACTCATCGTCACGGGCGGATCTAACCTCTCCGGCCACGTTTCCGTCAGTGGGTCCAAGAACTCGGCTTTACCCATTCTCGCGGCGACCCTTTGCTGCTCTGGCTCTTCGAAGCTCCAGAATGTGCCCGATTTATCTGATACCCGAGCCATGGCCTCCATTCTGGAGTCCTTGGGCGCTAAAGTTGACATTTTTGGTGGTGAAATGGTGGTCAATGCGGATTGTATTAAGTCAGTGGAGCCAGATTGTAGCCAGATTGGGAAGCTCCGAGGTGGGTTCTTCGTGATAGGGCCCTTGCTGGCTCGGTTCGGTGAGGCTGTGGTTGGATTGCCGGGCGGGTGTGATATTGGGGCTCGTCCTATTGACTTGTACATTAAGGGGCTTCGTTCTCTTGGTGCTGTTGTCCAGTTAAG GGATGGAAAGGTGCATGCCCATGCTGCTAGTGGAAAAGGACTGGTTGGTGGGAAGATTTGGCTTGATTATCCGAGTGTGGGAGCAACTGAAACCCTTATGATGGCTGCAAGTATGGCTGAAGGAAGGACTGTACTTTCAGATGCAGCTCAA GAACCGGAGGTGATTGATCTTGCTCGCTTCTTGACAAAATGTGGAGCATGCATTGAAGGAGCGGGAACAGATACTGTGTATATAAATGGAAGGGATCGGTTTCATGGTTCTGAGTTTAGTATAATGCCAGATCGCATTGAAGCAGGGACGTTTATGTTGGCTGCTGCAATTACTCGATCCTGCATCTCAATTTCACACGTTATTCCTAGCCACTTGTCATCCTTAATAGACAAGCTTTCTGGTGCTGGTTGCAGAATTATATGGAAAACTCGTGACACCTTGGAG ATTTCAGCTGTCCCTCGGACAACTAAAGATGATTTACGAGGCTTTGATATCAAAACACATCCATTTCCCGGATTTCCTACGGACCTCCAACCTCCAACAATGGCTTTACTCTCAACTTGCAATGGCTCAAGTGTCATTGAGGAATCTGTCTTTGATAATCGCATGGGCCATG TGAAAGAACTCCAGAAATTTGGAGTTGAAATTCAGGTTTTTGGAAGCACAGCATTGGTTTTCGGGAAGAAAAATTCCAA TCATCTGGTTGGTTCTCATGTTACTGCAACTGATTTACGCGGGGGTATGTCACTGGTTTTGGCCGCTTTGGCTGCTGAAGGTATTTCTGAAATCTGTGGTATCTCACATCTATATCGGGGTTACGAGAATTTGGAAATGAAGCTTCAAGGACTGGGTGCTCGCATAAAAGTATCAAACGTTCAGTTCCATTGA
- the LOC116007253 gene encoding AAA-ATPase At3g50940-like gives MADLHETSNIKTVVATVASLAATAMLVRSVARDLLPKEFTHYFSHRIRRIKRRFSTEFTIVIDEFRGNFINQVFHAAGIYLGSLELDNSVTKRVRLGKTQNDKSLVMTMDNNEEILDSYENIDLKWRFLCIKQDSNSNSNSNSSPRPEMRMYELRFHKKHMTTVVKSYLPYILERSNAIKAKLKETRFHSNLRGLGFHPHMRGWNSGSIIQHPMTFNTLAMDERVKSGVIEDLDDFVKGKEYYRRMGRAWKRGYLLYGPPGTGKSSLIAAMSNYLNYDVYDLDLSEVNSNSDLRPLLFGMGSRSILVIEDIDCSIKLENRNTGEDKENRHNRVTLSGLLNFLDGIWSCCGEERIIVVTTNHIDRLDPALLRPGRMDMHIHLSYCKFSAFKQLAVNYLGIYDHQLFPQIEGLLEEVEVTPAEVAGELIKTKDTCLSLQGLIQFLRNKTRKGIKLNSREIFPSKTD, from the exons ATGGCGGATCTCCACGAAACCTCAAACATAAAGACCGTCGTGGCCACCGTCGCTTCTCTCGCCGCCACCGCAATGCTGGTCCGCAGCGTCGCTAGGGACTTGCTGCCGAAAGAGTTTACCCACTACTTCTCCCACAGAATCCGCCGCATAAAACGCCGCTTCTCAACCGAATTCACCATCGTAATCGACGAGTTCCGAGGCAATTTCATAAACCAAGTGTTCCACGCCGCCGGGATCTACCTCGGCAGCCTCGAACTCGACAATTCCGTAACCAAACGAGTCCGATTGGGGAAGACGCAGAACGACAAGAGCCTAGTCATGACCATGGACAACAACGAAGAAATTCTAGATTCCTACGAAAACATCGACCTAAAATGGAGATTCCTATGCATAAAGCAAgattccaattccaattccaattccaattcaTCTCCGAGACCTGAGATGCGGATGTACGAGCTGAGATTCCACAAGAAGCACATGACCACAGTGGTGAAATCGTACCTGCCGTACATTCTAGAAAGATCGAACGCCATTAAAGCCAAGCTCAAGGAAACGAGGTTCCATTCAAATCTCAGAGGGTTAGGGTTTCATCCACATATGAGAGGGTGGAATTCGGGCTCTATAATTCAGCATCCAATGACATTTAACACGTTGGCTATGGATGAAAGAGTGAAGAGTGGTGTGATTGAGGATTTGGATGATTTTGTGAAGGGGAAGGAGTATTATAGGAGAATGGGGAGGGCGTGGAAACGTGGGTATCTTCTTTATGGACCTCCTGGAACAGGGAAATCAAGCTTGATTGCAGCCATGTCTAATTATCTCAACTATGATGTATATGATCTTGATCTTTCAGAAGTGAATTCCAACTCGGATTTGAGGCCATTGTTGTTTGGCATGGGTAGCCGTTCAATCCTTGTGATAGAGGATATTGACTGCTCTATCAAGCTGGAGAACAGGAACACTGGGGAAGACAAAGAAAATCGCCATAACAGG GTGACATTGTCGGGGTTGCTTAACTTTCTTGATGGGATTTGGTCGTGTTGTGGGGAGGAAAGGATAATTGTGGTCACAACCAACCACATTGACAGATTGGATCCCGCTTTGCTAAGGCCCGGAAGAATGGATATGCATATCCATTTGTCATACTGCAAATTTTCTGCATTCAAGCAGTTGGCTGTAAATTATTTGGGGATATATGATCATCAACTGTTCCCACAAATTGAAGGGCTTTTGGAGGAAGTAGAGGTCACTCCAGCTGAAGTTGCAGGGGAACTCATAAAGACCAAGGACACTTGCCTTTCCCTTCAAGGCCTTATTCAATTCCTTCGCAACAAAACTCGCAAAGGGATAAAGCTGAACTCAAGAGAGATATTTCCCTCTAAAACGGACTAG
- the LOC116011430 gene encoding dol-P-Man:Man(6)GlcNAc(2)-PP-Dol alpha-1,2-mannosyltransferase produces the protein MAMATRQRRPPMPSDQSESKPYTKLDKPEKPDGKDRGEDRGIGWFVPLVCLGMLRYMSATTNIIHDCDETFNYWEPLHYLLYKSGFQTWEYSSQFALRSYLYIIFHNIVGLPASWWFGEEKVRVFYSIRIFLGLLSVITESALVVALSLKYGKRLASYTLAMLCLTSGCFFASTSFLPSSFSMYAMSLSSALFLFEKPAMAVAVAATGVILGWPFSILAFLPITIYSLIRRFRPVFFTGAVTSIVVMALSILVDHFYYKKWTSSVVNLLWYNVLGGGESHLYGTEGPLFYLRNGFNNFNFCFVLALLFVGILPFAKKKYAPDLLVVISPVYIWLAFMSLQPHKEERFLYPVYPLICVAASAVIESFPDIFHDKYNPNDPNVLVMIAKFLRPVALGFILCASHARTFSLINGYSAPLEIYKHLSYHDDVGAGATLCVGSEWHRFPSSFLVPSYVDNVQWLDDGFRGLLPFPFNSSLGGTSAAPSYFNNKNKASDKQYLANPEECTFLVELQLKRPFMTRGSDHSKWEVVAALPYLDRELSPPLYRSFFIPYRWQQLNVFGLYKLLRRTEK, from the exons ATGGCGATGGCGACACGGCAGAGACGGCCGCCGATGCCGTCGGATCAGTCGGAGTCCAAGCCGTATACGAAGCTGGACAAGCCGGAGAAGCCGGACGGGAAGGATAGGGGAGAGGACAGGGGGATTGGGTGGTTTGTGCCGTTGGTATGCCTAGGGATGCTTAGGTATATGAGCGCTACAACCAACATAATACACGACTGCGATGAGACTTTCAATTACTGGGAGCCTCTTCACTATCTACTCTACAAGTCTGGCTTCCAGACTTGGGAATACAG TTCACAGTTTGCACTGAGGTCgtatttgtatattatttttcacaACATAGTCGGTTTACCTGCATCCTGGTGGTTTGGTGAAGAAAAA GTAAGAGTATTTTATTCAATAAGAATTTTTCTTGGCCTTCTATCTGTCATCACCGAGTCTGCTCTTGTGGTGGCCCTTTCCTTGAAGTATGGAAAACGCCTGGCTTCATATACATTAGCCATGCTATGCCTAACCAGTGGCTGCTTCTTTGCAAGCACAA GTTTCCTTCCTAGTTCATTCTCTATGTATGCCATGTCTCTTTCATCAGCATTATTTCTTTTTGAGAAGCCTGCTATGGCTGTAGCTGTTGCAGCAACTGGAGTTATTCTTGGTTGGCCCTTTTCAATATTAGCATTTCTTCCAATCACAATATACTCGTTGATTAGAAGGTTCCGACCAGTATTCTTCACAGGGGCTGTCACTTCTATTGTTGTTATG GCACTCTCAATACTTGTTGACCATTTTTACTACAAAAAGTGGACGTCATCTGTTGTGAATTTATTGTGGTACAATGTCCTAGGAGGCGGTGAAAGTCACCTCTATGGCACTGAAGGGCCATTATTTTATCTAAGAAATGGTTTCAATAATTTCAACTTCTGCTTTGTACTCGCTCTGCTATTCGTTGGCATATTACCCTTTGCTAAAAAGAAGTATGCCCCTGATTTGTTGGTTGTCATTTCACCTGTATATATCTGGCTTGCTTTTATGTCATTACAGCCACACAAAGAAGAAAG GTTCTTATATCCAGTTTATCCACTTATTTGTGTTGCTGCTTCAGCTGTGATTGAGAGCTTTCCTGACATATTCCATGATAAGTATAATCCTAATGACCCAAATGTGCTCGTTATG ATAGCAAAATTTCTCAGACCTGTGGCTCTTGGCTTTATTTTATGTGCCTCCCACGCTAGGACATTCTCTCTGATTAATGGTTATTCTGCTCCATTAGAGATTTACAAACATTTGAGTTATCATGATGATGTTGGAGCAG GCGCTACCCTCTGTGTTGGGAGTGAGTGGCATCGTTTTCCATCATCCTTCTTGGTTCCTAGTTATGTGGATAATGTTCAATGGTTGGATGATGGATTCAGGGGTCTCCTGCCATTCCCGTTCAATTCTAGTTTGGGCGGGACTTCAGCAGCACCATCTTATTTCAACAATAAGAACAAGGCATCAGACAAGCAATAT CTCGCCAATCCAGAAGAGTGTACTTTCCTCGTAGAGCTACAGCTAAAACGACCTTTTATGACTCGAGGAAGTGATCATTCAAAATGGGAG GTTGTAGCGGCATTACCTTATTTGGATAGGGAACTGTCGCCTCCCTTATACCGGTCATTCTTCATTCCATATCGTTGGCAGCAGCTGAACGTCTTTGGCCTATACAAGTTACTCAGAAGAACAGAAAAATGA
- the LOC116010204 gene encoding uncharacterized protein LOC116010204 isoform X2, with amino-acid sequence MALLALPCNCLSIKSSHPRKPITHIPQAQLKTPTPTPYPEPKLIVTGGSNLSGHVSVSGSKNSALPILAATLCCSGSSKLQNVPDLSDTRAMASILESLGAKVDIFGGEMVVNADCIKSVEPDCSQIGKLRGGFFVIGPLLARFGEAVVGLPGGCDIGARPIDLYIKGLRSLGAVVQLRDGKVHAHAASGKGLVGGKIWLDYPSVGATETLMMAASMAEGRTVLSDAAQEPEVIDLARFLTKCGACIEGAGTDTVYINGRDRFHGSEFSIMPDRIEAGTFMLAAAITRSCISISHVIPSHLSSLIDKLSGAGCRIIWKTRDTLELSLGQLKMIYEALISKHIHFPDFLRTSNLQQWLYSQLAMAQVSLRNLSLIIAWAM; translated from the exons ATGGCTTTATTGGCGTTACCATGCAACTGTCTTTCGATCAAATCTTCACACCCAAGAAAGCCCATAACTCACATTCCCCAAGCCCAGCTTAAAACCCCAACCCCAACCCCATACCCGGAACCCAAACTCATCGTCACGGGCGGATCTAACCTCTCCGGCCACGTTTCCGTCAGTGGGTCCAAGAACTCGGCTTTACCCATTCTCGCGGCGACCCTTTGCTGCTCTGGCTCTTCGAAGCTCCAGAATGTGCCCGATTTATCTGATACCCGAGCCATGGCCTCCATTCTGGAGTCCTTGGGCGCTAAAGTTGACATTTTTGGTGGTGAAATGGTGGTCAATGCGGATTGTATTAAGTCAGTGGAGCCAGATTGTAGCCAGATTGGGAAGCTCCGAGGTGGGTTCTTCGTGATAGGGCCCTTGCTGGCTCGGTTCGGTGAGGCTGTGGTTGGATTGCCGGGCGGGTGTGATATTGGGGCTCGTCCTATTGACTTGTACATTAAGGGGCTTCGTTCTCTTGGTGCTGTTGTCCAGTTAAG GGATGGAAAGGTGCATGCCCATGCTGCTAGTGGAAAAGGACTGGTTGGTGGGAAGATTTGGCTTGATTATCCGAGTGTGGGAGCAACTGAAACCCTTATGATGGCTGCAAGTATGGCTGAAGGAAGGACTGTACTTTCAGATGCAGCTCAA GAACCGGAGGTGATTGATCTTGCTCGCTTCTTGACAAAATGTGGAGCATGCATTGAAGGAGCGGGAACAGATACTGTGTATATAAATGGAAGGGATCGGTTTCATGGTTCTGAGTTTAGTATAATGCCAGATCGCATTGAAGCAGGGACGTTTATGTTGGCTGCTGCAATTACTCGATCCTGCATCTCAATTTCACACGTTATTCCTAGCCACTTGTCATCCTTAATAGACAAGCTTTCTGGTGCTGGTTGCAGAATTATATGGAAAACTCGTGACACCTTGGAG CTGTCCCTCGGACAACTAAAGATGATTTACGAGGCTTTGATATCAAAACACATCCATTTCCCGGATTTCCTACGGACCTCCAACCTCCAACAATGGCTTTACTCTCAACTTGCAATGGCTCAAGTGTCATTGAGGAATCTGTCTTTGATAATCGCATGGGCCATG TGA